The region CGATAATGCATTCAGGGAAGCGTCATAGAGGGTTGCGACCATTTCGGCTGTCTCTTTTTCGCCTAGTTTATCCCTGACTGTTAGTGTCCATTTTTCTTTTTCCCCCGGTTCCAACTGTTTCCGGAAGGAAGTGAACCTGACATCCAGTTGCTTATTGGAAAAAGGAACATGAATGATTGTCGGTCGCATATATAAACGTTGGTTTTGTGTCATCAGGAAGTTTACGGTAAATCCTCCACGGTATTCTTCTTTTATAGGAATGGTAATTCGTTCAGGATTTGTTCCTACGATCAGGTCTTTTTGTTCTATAACTGTGGTTCCCAATAAAATCTCGTAATAAACAAAAGATCTCTTATTACCGCCGGCTACCAGGAATTCTACATTTTCCCCCGGTTCTCCTTTGTTTTTAACGACGGTTAGCCAGTCTGTCATATTGGTGATGGACATGTTTCCTTTATTGGGAGATCCTGTCAATTGAATGAATTTCTGCTCTTCAACTTCTATTCCATCGGCATTACGGGCTTTTATATCCAGCTTGTACCATCCTGCATCAGCTGTTTTAAGATCGGAAAGCCGGATGTATTTATCTTGTCCTGTATGGAGCTTTTGGCTGTTCAGTTGCCGGACGACGGAATATTTTTCAGGATTGCTCTCATCATCGTACATATCGAGTGGAAAATATTTTTCAAATTCAATGCGGGAAAGGGAAAAGGTATCCGGTTCAGACCACAGGCGATTACGTAATATTTTAGAAGGGCCTTTCAGCGCAGATAACGTAATGGAAACATCAGCCGGAGTATGATCGCCGTTCAGATTGGTCGTAATTATTTCGAAATCGAGCGAATCGCGGTGGATTATTTTTTCCGGGATCTTTGCCTCTATCAGTAAGGGCTTTTTACTGATTTTCACCACTTGTGTCGCACTGCGGGTTTCACCGTTCACATCGGTTATGTCGGCAGTGATGGAATAGTTATAAATTAAATCGTCATTTCGGATGTCGTCGGCCTCAGCTTTAAAAGTGATCATGAACGAACCATCACTTCCGGTAACGGTAGTTCCCACGGCAATCTCACGTTGCGGAGTGCTTACCGGCGGTACCCACCACCATCTTTCACGGGGTTGTTCGTTGCGTACCACACGATAAGTCAATCGGGCATGGTCTACGGAATATCCGGACAATGTCCTGGCCTTTCCGCTCACATGCACGGAATCATTCAACCGGTAGTTCCCCTTAAGCGTGTCGTAGGCCACTTCGAAAGTCGGGCGTTTGTATTCTTCTACACGTATGGAAGTAGAAATGTCACGCTCTTCGATTTTGCACACCAGAGACATGGATCCGTTGAGAATACCCTGCGGGATGGTAAAACTGCCCTGTACCGTACCGAATTCACCGGTGGTCAGTTTTTGTGATGCGATTATTTTCCTGTTGACATCCTTGAACTCAATGACAAGAGGGAAATCAGTGACCAGTTGTTGCTGGTCAAAGCACATCGCTTTATAATATACCGTCTGTCCGGGCCGGTATATCGACCGGTCGGTAAAGAAAACCACCTGGCGCACCGGAGTCTGGACGGGTGGATAATATCTGGTCCCGTCGTAAAAAAGGAACCGTTCGTTTCCGTGTGAAGCGGTCATTTTAGTATATGCGGATCTATCGTGCTCCTGGAGAATATTTGTTATTCCATGTATATCTGTGGTGTAACTGCCGGCAAATGTATTGGTCTTGTCATCCCATCCGTAATAGTAGTCGATCTTTCCATTCTTAATGGGTTCACCTGTTTTGCTGTCGGTGAGGCGTACCTGTATTATTTGCGGGTTATTTTTTGGTTCTTGTCCACCAGATGTTTCGCTGTTACCGGAAGTTATTGACACGCTTAACGTAGAAACCTGACACAATATACCTGTTGTCAGGTTGCCGTCATGCTTTTTGAATCCCTTTTGGGGTAATTCTGAGATATCGGAGGCAAAAATAGCATATATGCCACGGGGAAGATCGTTAATTTTGATTTCAGAGGAATATTGTTGATAATCAGGCTGCGACGGTAATTCAATCACCTGAGTCCTGTAAAACGTAGATTGTTCCGGATCGAACTCGGACAATCCCTGTTTGTGGTATTTGACAGCAGCTTCATCAGTCAACCGATAGATATAAAGATGTAATTTGCTTATGTTCCGGTAAGAAACGTAAGCCAGGATAGGATTGCCGGGATACTGTGAATAATTTAACCTCAGGATCAACGAAGGGTTCCTGATCTCATCCTGCAGTTCTTTTGCGTTTTTCACCAGCAAAGTATCGCCTGAAGTAATCATCTGTTGGCAAAGTTCGTAGGCATTACGGTATTTCGGACGCAGGCTGTTGTCTTTTTTATTACGCCAATTGCCTGCCTGCTTTCTATACAATGTCGCCAGTGCGTACATAGGGATATGTTTTTCCGTATATGCTTCGTATTGGTGAATTAATGACTTAAGAGCTTCCTCATACATGGACTCTCCATCAGCATATTGTCCGTGGGCTTGTATATACCGCAACCGTTCAATATCGATATTGGCAAATGCATAACGGTTATCGGCATTGTCGGGTTGTTGCAGACGGAACCGTAATAGTTTCTGGTATAGTGAAATGACCTGATATTCGACCGACAATATATCCGTCTTCGGAATGTCGAATTCCGAAAAAGTACGTGCATCAGCAAAATACGCAGGATGGTTGATCAGGAACATTTGTTGTGGAGAAGCTGCAGGTATGTCACGATTGTATGATTGTATGATCTTAAAAACCAGCAGATCATATAATGTGGGAAGTGTCAGTATTTGTTCTTTCCTGTTAGGAGTATATATTACTCCTAATACGTCTTTGACTACAGCATTGTAATCATTGGTAGATGTTTTTTGTAATATTTTTTCGTTTTGTATGGACAGCCGGTTATATTTCCTTATTTCTTCGAATAATCTGTCTATTCCCCATGTATTAATATCATCACTGACAGTCATATTAGCTGTCCGCTGCCTGATATTCCAATGATTCTGCCGGTAATACTGCCTGTATACATCAGCCATGAGTGAGTAAACAATCGATCTGGCCGGTTGAGGCAGCCGTATTTCATCTTGTCTCAGGGAATCGAGTAATGAGATGGGTATATTTTCCTGGATCTGTTTCTGATAACCCATCCGGTAGATAATGGACTTAATTACCTGTCCGTACTCTTTTTCACTCAGTGCCAGTTGATATGTTTTCTGCGTTTCGATCAAGGCAGATTGTGGTAATCTTTTTTTCGCTAACTCTTCAATATTTTCCCATTGAGCCTGGTAATCCGTCTTGTCGTTTGATTGGGCCATTGCCGGGAAACAACATACAATAGCTGCAAATAATGTGATGAATGTACGTGTCATAATCAGATTTATTTATTTGTGAAAAAACGTTTCTTTTATGGAAGATGCATAAAGGAGTAAAATTCCATAAAAGCAGATATTTTTTTCGAAAATAATTTTTATAGGACTGAAAATAATATCATTAACCTGTTTTTAGATGTTGTATTCTTATAAAAGTTCAAAGTTCAATATTCCGAATTTAAAATCAGAAAACTAAAAAGTTCATCATTTATCGTTCAAAGTTTTCAGATGTTTGTCAGCATTTTCCATTTTCCATTCTCAATTCTCCATTCTCCATTCTCCATTCTATAAGTTATTGGGCAAAAAAGATGTAAGTAATACTTCCCTGTTGTTTGTTCGGTGCAGAAGATGAATTATTGAAACGGGAACGTTCAGCATCCCGCTTTGCCGCTTCGGTCAGGCACGGGTCCTGTGAATCCGACTTGGATTTATTGATCTCTGCAGACAGTACATAGCCTTTCCTGTTTACGACTATGTCCACTACGATTTTTCCATGTCCCAGGCATTTGTATGCCGGGATAGGCATGGATATATGCCTGCGGTCGCTCAGGTCGTAAGATACGGTTGTCGGGCCTTGATATACCGTACGTTCGCCCATTTCATTCTCCGGATATTTTTCATCATAGATCCGGGCTTCTTCTTCTAGAAGTTCCTGTTCCTGCTGTGCTATTTCCTCAGGAGTATATGGATCCGGAGGATCGGTAATGTTCATTTCATTTTTGATATCCCGGACCATTTTATCGATATTTTCTATCGCACGGTTTTCAGCTACATTTACAGGAATATTGCGGACATTGTATTCCTGGTTCAATGTTTGTACAAGCTCCTGGACACTTTCTTCCTGCCGGGTTTCTTCCGTCGGGTCTTCCGGAAGTTCCTGGATCAGGGACATATCGAGCATGATCGAGTAATCCCGTTGGGCATTGGTCCGGATCTTGAGAACCAGGATCATGCTGATGATGAACAAATGTAAGGCAATGGTCGTTAAAATGCCGATATAGTGTTCTTCCAGCCAGAAGAGCATTTTTTCGAATCCCTGTATGATCTTGTGAATGATCTCTTTTACAATATGCATGCGTCTGTTTCGACCTTATCAGGTTAAAGTGCAAAGATACGTCGTAAGATTGGTACAAAAAAAATACCATTGTATCTTAAAGGAATAACACCATTTTGCAAAGATATGATTACTTTCATTTAAATTACCGTATTTTTGTTGTCGTTTTTATATTCCTATCCGTCAGTTTGCCTTGTTATTCGTTGATGTCATATTACCTTTAGCCCTTCCTCGCTTTTTTACTTATGCTGTTCCCAATGAACTGGACGGACTGGTGAAAAAAGGGATCAGGGTGATCGTACCCTTTGGAACCCGTAAATTCTACTCAGGGATTGTGCATGAAGTACATGAACGCGTCCCGGAACAGTATTCCGTAAAGGAACTGGTATCGGTGCTGGACGAACATCCTGTGGTGAACGATATCCAGTTGTCATTCTGGCAATGGATTGCATCCTATTACATGTGTAACATGGGGGATGTCATGAAAGCAGCTATTCCGTCCGGGCTAAAACTGGAAAGTGAAACCCGGATATATTTTAATCCGGATTATGTGCAGTGTGATGAACTGACAGAACGGGAAGAAGAGATATTGGATATCGTATACCGGAAAAAAAACCTTCCCGTAAGTGAAATTGCTGTTCTGTATAAGCGGAAAGACTTAATGCGCATTGTACAGTCCCTGGTCGATAAGGAAGCTCTTTGGGTAGAAGAGGCCATTAATCATCGGTACAAGCCAAAACTGGAAACATATATTCATTTACATCCTGAGATAGACAGTGAAGAAAAACTGAGGACTGCTTTTGATTCATTGGAAAGAGCCCCCAGGCAATTAGACTTGCTGATGGAGTATATCAGCTTGTCGGGGGCATTTTCTGTCCGGGAAGAAAGGCCCGTTCCGAAGAAGGAACTGATCCGCACGGCGAACAGCCAGGGTGATGCTCTTAATAGTCTGGTAAAAAAGAAAATACTTGAAAGTTATCCGGTGGAGGTTTCCCGGTTGAAACAAGATGAAGGGGAGCTACATGCCATGCCTGAACTGACGCAACATCAGCAGAAAGCAATAGAGGAGATCCGGACCTTTTTCTCCAAACGGGAAACCGTATTACTGCATGGTGTTACATCAGGGGGAAAAACCGAGATATATATCCACCTGATCAGGGAGCAGCTACAACAGGGTAAACAGGTGCTGTATCTGTTGCCGGAAATTGCACTGACAGCACAGATCATAGACCGGTTAAAAAATATTTTCGGTAACCAGGTGGGTGTATACCATTCAAAATTCTCTGATGCAGAACGGGTGGAAGTCTGGAACAGTATCCGTAAAGCTGACGGTTATCGCATCATATTAAGTGTCAGGTCCGGTATCTTTCTTCCTTTTGATAAGCTGGGACTGATTATCATTGATGAAGAACATGAGAATACTTACAAGCAATATGACCCGGCGCCCCGTTACCATGCACGTGATGCGGCGGTTGTACTGGCATCCATGCATGGGTCAAATGTAATTCTGGGATCCGCAACACCGGGTGTCGAGAGTTATCACAATACTTTGGATGGAAAATACCGGTTGGTGGAACTGACACAACGTTATGCCGGCATTGCTTTGCCGGAAATGATCATTGCCGACACCTCACTGGCGCGTAAAGCAAAAAAAATGCAGTCGCATTTCCATCCGGATTTGCTGGAGGCCATTGATCACACCTTGAAAGCAGGAAAACAGGTGATCCTTTTCCAGAACAGGCGTGGATTTGCTCCTTATGTACAATGCCGGGTTTGCGAATATATCCCTCGTTGTGAACATTGTGATGTCAGCCTTACCTATCATAAATTTTCTGACCGGCTGGTATGTCATTATTGCGGATACAGTACGGAAAATCTTCACCAATGCCCCGAATGCGGAAGCCTGGACATCGCTACCGTAGGTTTTGGGACCGAAAAGATCGAAGATGAGATACAGATTTTTTTTCCTCATGCCCATATTTCCCGGTTGGACATGGATACCTCCCGTTCCAGGAATAAATATGAAAAAATCATTACGGATTTTGAGTGTGGAAAAACAGATATATTGATCGGGACACAAATGATTTCCAAAGGGTTGAACTTTGAAAAAGTGCATCTGGTGGGGATACTGAACGCAGATAATATGCTTAATTTTCCCGATTTCCGCGCTTTTGAACGGAGTTTTCAATTGATGGTACAGGTGAGCGGCCGTGCAGGAAGATTTGGAGAGAGGGGGAAAGTCATCATACAGACATCTTTTCCGAAACATATAATTTTGCAACAGGTAAGGGATCATAATTATTCGGAAATGTTCCGTGCACAACTTGAAGACCGTAAAACTTTCTGCTATCCTCCCTTCTATCGATTGATCAGGATTACCTTAAAGCACAAGAACAAAGAAGTTGTTCATCATGCTGCAATGGATACTGCGGCTTATTTAAAACAAACATTCGGGCACCGTGTCCTGGGTCCGGAGGTGCCGATCATTGCACGTATACAAAATAACTACATAGAAAATATCCTGTTGAAGATTGAG is a window of Bacteroidales bacterium DNA encoding:
- the priA gene encoding primosomal protein N' yields the protein MLFVDVILPLALPRFFTYAVPNELDGLVKKGIRVIVPFGTRKFYSGIVHEVHERVPEQYSVKELVSVLDEHPVVNDIQLSFWQWIASYYMCNMGDVMKAAIPSGLKLESETRIYFNPDYVQCDELTEREEEILDIVYRKKNLPVSEIAVLYKRKDLMRIVQSLVDKEALWVEEAINHRYKPKLETYIHLHPEIDSEEKLRTAFDSLERAPRQLDLLMEYISLSGAFSVREERPVPKKELIRTANSQGDALNSLVKKKILESYPVEVSRLKQDEGELHAMPELTQHQQKAIEEIRTFFSKRETVLLHGVTSGGKTEIYIHLIREQLQQGKQVLYLLPEIALTAQIIDRLKNIFGNQVGVYHSKFSDAERVEVWNSIRKADGYRIILSVRSGIFLPFDKLGLIIIDEEHENTYKQYDPAPRYHARDAAVVLASMHGSNVILGSATPGVESYHNTLDGKYRLVELTQRYAGIALPEMIIADTSLARKAKKMQSHFHPDLLEAIDHTLKAGKQVILFQNRRGFAPYVQCRVCEYIPRCEHCDVSLTYHKFSDRLVCHYCGYSTENLHQCPECGSLDIATVGFGTEKIEDEIQIFFPHAHISRLDMDTSRSRNKYEKIITDFECGKTDILIGTQMISKGLNFEKVHLVGILNADNMLNFPDFRAFERSFQLMVQVSGRAGRFGERGKVIIQTSFPKHIILQQVRDHNYSEMFRAQLEDRKTFCYPPFYRLIRITLKHKNKEVVHHAAMDTAAYLKQTFGHRVLGPEVPIIARIQNNYIENILLKIEKQASLPKVKSILSGVINTLKILPAYKSLQTVIDVDPV